The DNA window CCGGTAGAGCTGTGCTGGAGGGTGCGACGGTTTCTGTGGGAGATATTTCCGACACTACCGATAGTAATGGTAGATTCACTCTCAGTGGTATCGATGCATCAGATAAGGTGTTGGTCAATTTCGCGATGGAGGGCAGAGCTTCCACTCAGAAAGTGGTGGACATAAGTGAAGGAAGGACCAGCTATGTGTCTGCCACACTGTTTCAGGTTTACGAAGGCACATATTCCGGTACCGATGAGATCAATATCGATGCTACAATTGCCCTAAACATCCCGGCAGCTGCATTTATGACAACAGATGGCCAGGCCTATACGGGAACAGTAAGGGCAGATGTCCGCTACTTTGATCCCACCGATCCAGAATGCTTGGACACGTTTCCGGGCAATTTTTCGGGGATTCAGACCGATGGTAGCACCACGATGTTCGAATCCTACGGCTTTGTCTCTGCGTCCTTCAGAAATGCCAGTGACCCTAGCCAGGAATTGCAATTGGCAGAAGGTAAAGAAGCAGAGTTGATCGCACCAATTCCATATTCTCTACTGGAAAATGCTCCTGACACAATGCCTCTTTGGTATTATGATGAAGAGACCGGGAACTGGATGGAAGAAGGTTTAGCCTCCAAAGTGGGTAGTTACTACGTGGGTAACGTGAGCCACTTCTCCTATTGGAATTTCGACCATCCCGTGGTTGTCGACGATCAAGCGACACTCACGGGTAAGGTAACTGCGGCAGACAGAGATGACCCTATAGCTGGAGCCCAGGTAGTTGCGACAGGTGTAGTTTATGCAGGATACACAAATACTTACACTGACGAAAACGGTGATTTCAGCATAGTAGTAAAGGCAAATTCCACTGTGAAGCTTCAAGCTTTTTCTGGAACATCTGCCAGCTCCATGACGGGAGAAATAGCAACTCCTGATGGAGGCCAAAGCGCTGCTGTGGATGACCTTGTGATTCAAGACCGCAGCTTTATGATAATGGGTAAAATGGTGGATTCCGAAGGCGAGCCTGTTTCTGGCTGGGGACAAGTATTTCAATTGAATATCCCCCATGGAGACATGGGATTCAGCGCTTGGCTGACTATTGAAGAAGATGGAAGTTTTAGTGTAAATGCTTCGCATTATGATAATACTACCAGCTTCGACATAATATTCAGTTTGAGTATGAGAGGATATTTGTATTCGGCAGCAATTCCCTTTGTAGTTCCCCAACCCGGTAATGTGTGGGATTTTGGTGAGATAACCATGGTTCCTGGAGGAATACTGACTGGACGGATACAGAGCGACGATGGCGAATATCTGGGGGATAAATGGGTGTATTTCAATACTGTAGATGAAACTGGAGGCGAAGGCGGACACTTCAGCGCAGAAACCGACGCCGATGGATACTTCAGCATTGTAGGCCCGCCAAACACGACCTTAACCCGGATGAAAGCAAGCATATGGGAAAATGAAGCTAATTATGTGTCGGATGTCCTATCCCTGAACTTCCCCGCTTCGGGTGGAACCAGCAGCATAGGTATCATCACA is part of the Candidatus Cloacimonadota bacterium genome and encodes:
- a CDS encoding carboxypeptidase-like regulatory domain-containing protein translates to MSRRMTLLRLLFSLIIVFMLFVSACDKDNKKKPTIPSMDFGVVAGTVYSPGRAVLEGATVSVGDISDTTDSNGRFTLSGIDASDKVLVNFAMEGRASTQKVVDISEGRTSYVSATLFQVYEGTYSGTDEINIDATIALNIPAAAFMTTDGQAYTGTVRADVRYFDPTDPECLDTFPGNFSGIQTDGSTTMFESYGFVSASFRNASDPSQELQLAEGKEAELIAPIPYSLLENAPDTMPLWYYDEETGNWMEEGLASKVGSYYVGNVSHFSYWNFDHPVVVDDQATLTGKVTAADRDDPIAGAQVVATGVVYAGYTNTYTDENGDFSIVVKANSTVKLQAFSGTSASSMTGEIATPDGGQSAAVDDLVIQDRSFMIMGKMVDSEGEPVSGWGQVFQLNIPHGDMGFSAWLTIEEDGSFSVNASHYDNTTSFDIIFSLSMRGYLYSAAIPFVVPQPGNVWDFGEITMVPGGILTGRIQSDDGEYLGDKWVYFNTVDETGGEGGHFSAETDADGYFSIVGPPNTTLTRMKASIWENEANYVSDVLSLNFPASGGTSSIGIITVYYIGE